Proteins found in one Muntiacus reevesi chromosome 2, mMunRee1.1, whole genome shotgun sequence genomic segment:
- the LOC136158297 gene encoding steroid 17-alpha-hydroxylase/17,20 lyase-like: MWVLLAVFLFTLTYLFWSRTKRPGAKYPRSLPSLPLVGSLPFLPRRGQQYENFFKLQETYGPIYSFRLGSKTTVMIGNHQLAREVLLKKGKEFSGRPKVATLDILSDNQKGIAFADHGAHWQLHRKLALNAFALFKDGNLKLEKIINQEANVLCDFLATQHGESIDLSEPLSLAVTNIISFICFNFSFKNEDPALKAIQNVNDGILEVLSKEVLLDIFPVLKIFPSKAMEKMKGCVQTRNELLNEILEKCQENFSSDSITNLLHILIQAKVNADNNNAGPDQDSKLLSNRHMLATIGDIFGAGVETSTSVIKWIVAYLLHHPSLKKRIQDDIDQNIGFSRTPTISDRNRLVLLEATIREVLRIRPVAPTLIPHKAIIDSSIGDHTIDKGTEVVINLWALHHNEKEWHQPNLFMPERFLDPTGTQLISPSLSYLPFGAGPRSCVGEMLARQELFLFMSRLLQRFNLEIPDDGKLPCLEGNASLVLQIKPFKVKIEVRQAWKEAQAEGSTS; encoded by the exons ATGTGGGTGCTCTTGGCTGTCTTTCTGTTCACCCTCACCTATTTATTTTGGTCCAGGACCAAGCGCCCCGGTGCCAAGTACCCCAGGAGCCTCCCATCCCTGCCCCTGGTGGGCAGTCTGCCATTCCTTCCCAGACGTGGCCAACAGTACGAGAACTTCTTCAAGCTGCAGGAAACATATGGCCCCATCTATTCCTTTCGTTTGGGTTCCAAGACTACCGTGATGATTGGAAATCACCAGTTGGCCAGGGAGGTGCTTCTCAAGAAGGGCAAGGAATTCTCTGGGCGTCCCAAAGTG GCCACTCTAGACATCCTGTCAGACAACCAAAAGGGCATTGCCTTTGCCGACCATGGTGCCCACTGGCAGCTGCATCGGAAGCTGGCACTGAACGCCTTTGCCCTGTTCAAGGATGGCAACCTAAAGTTAGAGAAGATCA TTAATCAGGAAGCCAATGTGCTGTGTGATTTCCTGGCCACCCAGCATGGAGAATCCATAGATCTGTCCGAGCCTCTCTCTCTGGCGGTGACCAACATAATCAGCTTTATCTGCTTCAACTTCTCCTTCAAGAATGAGGATCCTGCCCTGAAGGCCATACAAAATGTCAATGATGGCATCCTGGAGGTTCTGAGCAAGGAAGTTCTCCTGGACATATTCCCTGTGCTGAAG ATTTTCCCCAGCAAAGCCATGGAAAAGATGAAGGGTTGTGTTCAAACGCGAAATGAATTGCTGAATGAAATCCTTGAAAAATGTCAG GAGAACTTCAGCAGCGACTCCATCACTAACTTGCTGCACATACTGATCCAAGCCAAGGTGAATGCAGACAATAACAATGCTGGCCCAGACCAGGATTCAAAGCTGCTTTCTAATAGACACATGCTCGCTACCATAGGGGACATCTTCGGGGCTGGTGTGGAGACCAGCACCTCTGTGATAAAGTGGATCGTGGCCTACCTGCTACACCATCCTTCG TTGAAGAAGAGGATCCAGGATGACATTGACCAGAATATAGGTTTCAGTCGCACCCCAACCATCAGCGACCGGAACCGCCTTGTCCTGCTGGAGGCGACCATCCGAGAGGTGCTCCGAATCCGGCCTGTGGCCCCTACGCTGATCCCCCACAAGGCTATCATTGACTCCAG CATTGGCGACCATACCATTGATAAGGGCACAGAGGTTGTGATCAACCTGTGGGCACTGCATCACAACGAGAAGGAGTGGCACCAGCCCAACCTGTTCATGCCAG AGCGCTTCTTGGACCCCACGGGGACACAACTCATCTCGCCATCGTTAAGCTACTTGCCCTTTGGAGCAGGACCCCGCTCCTGCGTAGGTGAAATGCTAGCCCGCCAGGAGCTCTTCCTCTTCATGTCCCGGCTGCTGCAGAGGTTCAACCTGGAGATCCCGGATGATGGGAAGCTACCCTGTCTGGAGGGCAATGCCAGTCTCGTCTTGCAGATCAAACCTTTCAAGGTGAAGATCGAGGTGCGCCAGGCCTGGAAGGAAGCCCAGGCTGAGGGTAGCACCTCATGA